A single genomic interval of Lacrimispora sphenoides JCM 1415 harbors:
- a CDS encoding glycerophosphodiester phosphodiesterase, whose product MSILTKDTWKIIKFNQKNAFVFELLFRLVTTTLYLLLLNKGLLFALRMAGYSYLTVGNIGYFLAKPWTVLMIAVMVVIGILILMLETGCLITLYEGAFYSRKLKMGEILTGGFFKLAHEIRRKNWRLGLLILADYGLVNLYLIYQMLTHVKPLNFVISEILNKPVGKISLALFVVLLLAVVIPGIYTFHACMVEQKNFRDGYFRSLWLLRHRILKVVILLTIYYAAAIVGLWLVYAFCVLIAAVGVTLFTDNSLALAILPAACSRIELVLIFLTSMFLAVGNWGALSVQYFGFTSNFAKRSKSSDYSGSKYGERRLAALFMALAAAFSLFSLFGVVRNGSAITTDLLSVIQITAHRGSSRAAPENTMAAMARAVDDLADFVEIDVQETKDGVVVLGHDISLKRVSGINRAISSYTFEDLQQLDVGKWFSADYEGERIPSLEEVMEFCKGRININIEIKDLGSGSELPDKVRELIEKYQMKEQCVVTSVRLSYLSRMKEMDPDIRTGYIISAAYGDYYSSDSIDFISLRSSFVSERLVEAAHKKGKAVHAWTVNNKSEMERMKMLGVDNIITDYPVLAREILYREAATETLLEYLRLVLK is encoded by the coding sequence ATGAGTATATTAACAAAAGACACCTGGAAGATCATAAAGTTCAATCAAAAGAATGCTTTTGTTTTTGAATTGCTGTTTCGGTTGGTTACCACGACCCTGTACCTGCTTCTCTTAAACAAAGGCCTTTTATTTGCGCTGCGCATGGCGGGGTACAGCTATCTGACCGTCGGAAACATCGGCTATTTCCTGGCAAAGCCCTGGACGGTCCTTATGATTGCGGTGATGGTGGTTATCGGAATCCTGATTCTTATGCTGGAGACCGGCTGCCTTATTACGCTGTATGAGGGGGCCTTCTACTCCCGGAAGCTTAAAATGGGGGAGATATTAACCGGCGGATTTTTTAAGCTGGCCCATGAGATCCGCAGAAAAAACTGGCGGCTGGGTCTTCTCATTCTGGCGGATTACGGGCTTGTAAACCTGTATCTTATCTACCAGATGCTGACCCATGTAAAACCTCTTAATTTTGTTATATCCGAGATTTTGAATAAGCCTGTAGGAAAGATCTCTTTGGCCCTTTTTGTGGTTTTGCTCCTGGCAGTTGTCATTCCTGGAATCTATACCTTTCACGCCTGCATGGTGGAGCAGAAGAATTTCCGGGATGGGTATTTTAGAAGCCTGTGGCTTTTAAGACACCGGATATTAAAGGTTGTGATTCTTTTAACCATTTATTACGCAGCGGCTATAGTGGGACTTTGGCTTGTTTATGCATTTTGTGTGCTGATTGCGGCTGTGGGAGTGACCTTGTTTACGGACAACAGTCTTGCCTTGGCCATCCTGCCGGCAGCATGCAGCCGGATCGAGCTGGTGCTGATCTTTTTAACAAGTATGTTTCTGGCTGTGGGAAACTGGGGAGCATTAAGCGTCCAGTATTTCGGTTTTACCAGTAACTTTGCAAAAAGGAGCAAAAGCAGCGATTATTCCGGCAGCAAGTATGGGGAGAGGAGGCTTGCGGCCTTATTCATGGCTTTAGCTGCGGCATTCAGCCTGTTTTCCCTTTTTGGAGTGGTGCGGAATGGTTCTGCAATTACCACCGACTTGCTCAGCGTGATTCAGATTACCGCCCACCGGGGCAGCTCCAGGGCAGCCCCTGAAAATACCATGGCCGCCATGGCAAGAGCCGTTGATGACCTGGCGGACTTTGTGGAGATCGATGTCCAGGAAACAAAGGATGGCGTGGTGGTGCTGGGGCATGATATCAGCTTAAAAAGAGTATCAGGAATAAACCGTGCCATAAGCTCCTACACCTTTGAGGATTTGCAGCAGCTGGATGTGGGAAAGTGGTTTTCTGCTGATTACGAGGGCGAACGGATCCCATCGTTAGAGGAGGTCATGGAATTCTGCAAAGGCCGGATCAATATAAATATTGAGATCAAGGATTTAGGAAGCGGCAGTGAGCTGCCGGATAAGGTCAGGGAACTGATTGAGAAATACCAGATGAAGGAACAGTGCGTTGTGACCTCTGTCCGTCTGTCCTATTTAAGCAGAATGAAGGAAATGGATCCTGATATCCGCACCGGTTATATTATATCAGCGGCCTATGGAGATTATTATTCCAGCGATTCTATCGACTTTATCAGCCTCCGTTCCAGCTTTGTAAGCGAAAGGCTTGTGGAAGCCGCTCATAAAAAGGGAAAAGCGGTTCATGCCTGGACGGTGAACAACAAAAGCGAAATGGAGCGGATGAAGATGCTGGGAGTGGATAATATTATCACGGATTACCCGGTGCTTGCCAGAGAGATTCTATACCGGGAAGCGGCTACGGAAACCCTTTTGGAATACTTAAGACTGGTATTAAAATAG
- a CDS encoding GTP pyrophosphokinase, with translation MNIPKSFNQVDQWKSVMFLYDSALKEISTKIEILNNEFVHIYNYNPIEHIKSRLKTPDSIVKKLKRYGYDVTIDNMVEKLNDIAGIRIICSFTSDIYQIAEMITKQSDVTVLYVKDYIKYPKPNGYKSYHMVITIPIYLTDGPVDTKVEIQIRTIAMDFWASLEHKIYYKFEGNAPAYLQQELKACADVVNMLDGKMFSLNQAILELSEAQQRETAGEDMMDEDDLT, from the coding sequence ATGAATATTCCCAAATCATTTAATCAGGTCGATCAGTGGAAATCTGTAATGTTTTTGTATGACTCGGCATTAAAGGAAATCAGTACAAAAATCGAAATACTTAATAATGAGTTTGTGCATATCTATAATTACAATCCCATTGAACACATTAAGTCAAGGCTTAAGACCCCGGACAGCATTGTGAAAAAGCTGAAGCGGTATGGCTATGACGTGACGATCGACAACATGGTGGAGAAATTAAATGATATTGCAGGGATTCGGATTATCTGTTCTTTTACATCGGATATTTACCAGATTGCGGAGATGATAACAAAGCAAAGCGATGTCACGGTTCTTTATGTGAAAGACTATATCAAGTATCCTAAGCCTAACGGTTATAAAAGCTATCATATGGTGATAACCATTCCCATCTATCTGACGGATGGTCCGGTGGACACCAAGGTGGAAATTCAAATCAGGACGATTGCCATGGATTTCTGGGCAAGCCTGGAACATAAGATATATTATAAGTTTGAAGGCAATGCACCTGCGTACTTGCAGCAGGAGCTGAAGGCCTGCGCGGATGTGGTGAATATGCTGGATGGGAAGATGTTTTCCTTAAACCAGGCGATTCTGGAACTGAGTGAGGCTCAGCAGCGGGAGACAGCAGGAGAGGACATGATGGATGAGGACGATTTGACTTAA
- a CDS encoding S1 RNA-binding domain-containing protein produces the protein MSEEMKQTDVREEAVETMADYAAELEASFKRVKEGDVLTGTVISVDEDKVTLDLKYFAEGIIDKENLSNDPEFNLLKEIQPGDEITATVINANDREGNVVLSKKLANDQMAWETLGDLLKDRTIVNVKITEIVKGGAVAYLEGIRGFIPASKLAGEYVEDLEEYNGKTIEVTVITADEENNKLVLSGKEPALMKQKEETNKKIAKCEVGSIMEGTVDNIKDYGAFINLENGLSGLLHISQISTQRIKHPGVVLKEGQTVKVKIISIADNKISLSMKALQEEEESNEEVFDYKEEGSAFTGLSALLKGLKF, from the coding sequence ATGAGCGAAGAGATGAAGCAGACAGACGTTAGGGAAGAAGCAGTAGAGACCATGGCTGATTATGCCGCAGAACTGGAAGCATCCTTTAAAAGGGTAAAAGAAGGAGATGTTCTCACAGGAACCGTTATCAGTGTAGATGAGGACAAGGTTACATTGGATCTGAAGTATTTTGCGGAGGGGATCATTGATAAGGAGAATCTAAGCAATGATCCGGAATTTAACCTGCTTAAGGAAATCCAGCCTGGGGACGAAATTACGGCAACGGTTATTAATGCCAATGACAGGGAAGGAAACGTGGTCCTTTCCAAAAAACTGGCTAATGACCAGATGGCCTGGGAAACCCTGGGTGATTTGTTAAAGGACCGAACCATTGTCAATGTAAAAATCACCGAGATCGTAAAAGGCGGAGCTGTTGCTTACCTGGAGGGGATCCGGGGATTTATACCGGCTTCCAAGCTGGCGGGGGAATATGTGGAGGACTTAGAGGAATATAATGGAAAGACCATTGAAGTCACAGTCATCACCGCAGACGAGGAAAATAATAAGCTGGTGCTTTCAGGCAAAGAGCCGGCTCTTATGAAACAGAAGGAAGAAACCAACAAAAAGATCGCAAAGTGCGAGGTAGGGTCCATCATGGAGGGAACGGTGGACAACATAAAAGATTACGGTGCGTTTATTAACCTGGAAAACGGGCTTTCCGGCCTTCTTCATATCTCACAGATCAGCACTCAGAGGATCAAGCATCCAGGGGTCGTGTTAAAGGAGGGACAGACGGTAAAGGTGAAGATCATATCCATAGCAGATAATAAGATAAGCTTAAGCATGAAGGCCCTCCAGGAGGAAGAGGAATCGAATGAAGAGGTCTTTGATTACAAGGAAGAAGGTTCTGCATTTACAGGGCTTTCGGCGCTCTTAAAGGGACTGAAATTTTAG
- a CDS encoding phosphatase has product MNDIMDLHTHTVASGHAYNTLYEMAKSASEKGLALMGSTDHAPKMPGTCHEFYFINFKVIPRKIYGVNILMGVELNIMDHTGRVDLRKGLLEKMDYSIASLHEPCYKSGTSSENTRAYLGAIENPMIHIIGHPDDSRFPVDYDTLVSAAAENHTLLELNSSSLHPLSARMNAAENYRIMLELCKRYKASIIIDSDAHTEADVGNHVRALELIEELNFPEELIVNTSLNKLIPYIPKLEAYL; this is encoded by the coding sequence ATGAACGACATAATGGACCTGCATACCCACACCGTAGCCAGCGGACATGCGTACAACACTTTATATGAAATGGCTAAATCTGCCTCTGAAAAAGGTCTTGCCCTCATGGGCTCTACGGATCACGCACCTAAAATGCCAGGAACATGCCACGAGTTTTATTTTATAAATTTTAAAGTAATCCCCCGTAAAATCTACGGAGTCAATATACTCATGGGCGTTGAGCTTAATATTATGGATCACACGGGGCGTGTGGATTTGCGAAAAGGTCTTCTGGAAAAAATGGATTACTCCATTGCCAGCCTCCATGAACCCTGCTACAAAAGCGGAACTTCCTCTGAAAATACAAGAGCGTATCTCGGAGCCATTGAAAATCCTATGATCCACATCATCGGCCACCCTGATGACAGCCGTTTTCCGGTGGATTATGACACCCTTGTTTCCGCCGCTGCTGAAAACCATACCCTTTTGGAGCTTAATTCCAGCTCTCTTCATCCCTTAAGCGCAAGAATGAATGCCGCGGAAAATTACCGGATCATGCTGGAGCTTTGCAAGCGTTATAAGGCTTCCATCATCATTGACAGCGACGCTCATACGGAAGCGGATGTGGGAAACCATGTGAGAGCCTTAGAGCTTATTGAAGAATTGAATTTCCCGGAAGAGCTTATTGTAAACACTTCCCTTAACAAGCTCATTCCCTATATTCCGAAGCTGGAGGCTTATCTATGA
- a CDS encoding LysR family transcriptional regulator: protein MINFLNLEYFLAVAEELNITRAAKQLYISQQSLSSHISNLEKEFDVQLFNRTMPLTLTYAGRALKVRAKQMLDLKDETYRELADIKDFTTGQLSIGISHTRGRFLLPAILPAYKEKFPNIEIHLVEGNSSELSTALIHGNIDLMIDLLPFKADHVETVPICEEEILLVVPDQILDRYFPGQQEEMIKVLEENADVQLLKDCPYLLINKGNRVRTIADEIFEDAQLTPSILLETENIETVLALAAKGMGITFYPKMFMSGSPNAGMKKTGLHFFSLNYRRSHGVLAFGRYKGRYLSQATEEFIRIARENI, encoded by the coding sequence ATGATCAACTTCCTGAACCTGGAATACTTTCTGGCGGTTGCGGAGGAATTAAATATCACCCGTGCTGCCAAGCAGCTGTACATCTCCCAGCAATCCTTAAGCAGCCATATTTCCAATCTGGAAAAGGAGTTTGATGTCCAGCTTTTCAACCGTACCATGCCGCTTACCCTGACCTACGCAGGCCGGGCCTTGAAAGTCCGGGCAAAGCAGATGCTGGACCTAAAGGATGAAACCTACCGGGAACTTGCCGATATCAAGGATTTTACCACGGGGCAGCTTTCCATCGGAATCTCCCATACCAGGGGGCGCTTCCTTCTCCCTGCCATCCTTCCCGCTTATAAAGAAAAGTTTCCAAACATTGAGATCCATCTGGTAGAGGGAAATTCCTCCGAGCTTAGTACCGCCCTGATCCACGGAAACATCGATCTGATGATCGACCTTCTTCCTTTTAAAGCAGATCATGTGGAAACCGTTCCTATTTGCGAAGAGGAAATCCTCCTTGTGGTTCCAGACCAGATTCTGGACCGGTATTTTCCGGGACAGCAGGAGGAGATGATAAAGGTTTTGGAAGAAAATGCGGATGTGCAGCTTTTAAAGGACTGCCCTTACCTTCTCATCAACAAGGGAAACCGGGTGCGTACCATTGCCGATGAAATTTTTGAAGATGCCCAGCTTACACCTTCCATTCTTTTGGAGACAGAGAATATAGAAACTGTGCTTGCCCTTGCAGCTAAGGGAATGGGAATTACCTTTTACCCCAAAATGTTCATGTCCGGAAGCCCTAATGCCGGTATGAAAAAGACAGGACTTCATTTTTTCTCCTTAAATTACAGGCGCAGCCACGGTGTTCTGGCATTCGGCCGCTACAAAGGCAGATATTTATCCCAAGCCACGGAGGAGTTCATACGGATCGCACGGGAGAACATATAG
- a CDS encoding Fur family transcriptional regulator: MKTLKYSRQRESIKACLMARHDHPTADALYTLIREEYPNISLGTVYRNLNLLVELGEIQKLTCGDGADRFDADTSPHYHFVCKHCGKVSDLPLAPMDNINHMAQEHADGTVDSHTIYFYGICKDCFENNSR, encoded by the coding sequence ATGAAAACATTAAAGTATAGCCGTCAACGGGAATCCATTAAAGCCTGTCTAATGGCAAGGCACGACCATCCCACTGCCGATGCTCTATACACATTGATCCGTGAGGAATATCCCAACATCAGCCTTGGAACCGTATACCGCAACTTAAACCTTCTGGTTGAGCTGGGTGAAATCCAAAAGCTGACATGCGGAGATGGCGCAGACCGCTTTGATGCGGACACTTCGCCCCACTACCATTTCGTATGTAAACATTGCGGAAAGGTCAGTGACCTGCCACTGGCCCCTATGGATAACATCAACCATATGGCTCAGGAACATGCGGACGGCACGGTGGACAGTCACACGATTTACTTCTATGGGATCTGCAAGGATTGTTTTGAAAATAATTCTCGATAA
- a CDS encoding NADH peroxidase, producing the protein MKKWVCTVCGYVHEGETAPEFCPVCKAASEKFKLQDGDMSWACEHEIGVAQGSPEDIMMDLRANFEGECSEVGMYLAMSRAAHREGYPEIGLYYEKAAFEEAEHASKFAELLGECVTSSTKKNLELRVAAENGATAGKFDLAKRAKALNLDAIHDTVHEMAKDEARHGKAFKGLLERYFG; encoded by the coding sequence ATGAAGAAATGGGTTTGTACTGTATGCGGTTACGTTCACGAAGGGGAGACAGCTCCGGAGTTCTGTCCAGTATGCAAGGCTGCTTCTGAAAAGTTTAAGTTGCAGGATGGAGATATGTCCTGGGCTTGCGAGCATGAAATCGGTGTTGCACAGGGTTCTCCGGAAGACATCATGATGGATTTAAGAGCTAACTTTGAAGGCGAATGCTCAGAAGTTGGAATGTATCTTGCAATGTCAAGAGCAGCTCACAGAGAGGGCTATCCTGAAATCGGCTTATACTATGAGAAGGCTGCTTTCGAGGAGGCTGAGCATGCTTCTAAATTTGCAGAATTATTAGGCGAATGCGTAACCTCCAGCACTAAGAAGAACCTTGAATTACGTGTTGCTGCTGAGAATGGCGCAACTGCAGGTAAATTTGACCTTGCAAAACGTGCAAAAGCATTAAACTTAGATGCAATCCATGACACAGTACATGAAATGGCAAAGGATGAGGCTCGTCACGGTAAAGCATTCAAGGGCTTATTAGAGAGATACTTCGGATAA
- the rbr gene encoding rubrerythrin → MSKYAGTKTEQNLKDAFAGESMARNKYTYYASAAKKAGYEQMASLYLETADQEKEHAKMWFKELHGIGTLEDNLADAAAGENYEWTDMYKKMAEDARAEGFHELALKFEFVGKVEAAHEKRYLKLLDSLKNDKTFKGDAPLGWKCRNCGYIHEGPDAPEICPTCAHPKAYFERKVENY, encoded by the coding sequence ATGTCCAAATATGCGGGAACAAAAACAGAACAGAACTTAAAAGATGCTTTTGCAGGCGAGTCCATGGCAAGAAACAAGTATACATATTATGCATCCGCTGCCAAGAAGGCCGGCTATGAGCAGATGGCTTCCCTGTACTTAGAAACTGCTGATCAGGAAAAAGAGCATGCTAAGATGTGGTTCAAGGAATTGCATGGCATTGGTACCTTGGAAGATAACTTAGCAGATGCGGCTGCAGGTGAAAATTACGAGTGGACCGATATGTATAAGAAAATGGCAGAGGATGCCAGGGCAGAAGGCTTTCATGAACTGGCTCTGAAATTTGAATTCGTAGGAAAAGTAGAAGCTGCTCATGAAAAACGTTACTTAAAGCTGCTTGACAGCTTAAAGAACGACAAAACCTTTAAGGGTGATGCTCCTCTTGGCTGGAAGTGCCGCAACTGCGGTTATATTCATGAAGGACCGGATGCTCCGGAAATCTGTCCAACCTGTGCTCATCCTAAGGCTTATTTTGAAAGAAAAGTAGAAAATTATTAA
- a CDS encoding LytR/AlgR family response regulator transcription factor — MIKIAIVEDEMVYVETLKSYLARYEKDHSVSFQVQVFTDGLDIVSDYTASYDIILLDIQMKYLNGMKTAQRIRELDEDVIFIFITSSSQFAVEGYTVDALGYILKPVPYLSFSQILNKAVGRILKRQAIHYINIDRPEGTMRLSTDSVYYIESQLHHVLIHTDKGNFVASGPMKRLEEALKTFGFTKCHNAYLVNLKHVTGCLPNEVVLFSGERIPVSRSRKKSFMECLAEYMGG, encoded by the coding sequence ATGATTAAAATCGCTATTGTAGAAGATGAAATGGTATATGTGGAAACGCTGAAAAGCTACCTTGCCCGGTACGAAAAAGACCATTCCGTCAGTTTTCAGGTTCAGGTTTTTACCGACGGCCTTGATATTGTATCAGACTATACTGCCAGCTACGATATCATTTTGCTGGATATTCAGATGAAATATTTAAATGGCATGAAAACAGCACAAAGGATCAGGGAGCTTGATGAGGATGTGATCTTTATTTTCATCACCTCCTCCTCCCAGTTTGCAGTAGAGGGATATACGGTAGACGCCCTGGGTTATATATTAAAACCAGTGCCCTATCTTTCTTTTTCACAAATCTTAAATAAAGCTGTGGGCAGAATCTTAAAACGGCAGGCAATACACTATATCAATATAGACAGGCCCGAAGGTACCATGCGGCTGAGCACGGACTCCGTCTATTACATCGAAAGCCAGCTGCACCATGTCCTCATCCATACAGACAAAGGAAATTTTGTAGCTTCCGGACCTATGAAACGATTGGAAGAGGCTTTAAAAACCTTTGGATTTACCAAGTGCCACAATGCCTATCTGGTTAATTTAAAACACGTGACCGGCTGCCTGCCTAACGAAGTAGTGCTGTTTTCAGGCGAGCGGATTCCCGTTAGCCGGAGCCGGAAAAAATCATTTATGGAATGCCTGGCCGAATATATGGGAGGTTAA
- a CDS encoding ATP-binding protein, with amino-acid sequence MNFGELMNTPRPFTALAEWCACISYILMLRRRLKGLTLAASFAGMLGLFFLLHLIAGTLPLYLWFPGMITAILMMYFSIYASCRISPYDAGFLCVRAFVLAEFTASFQWQLYVWWALSNGRVSKTLSVLIMVISYGCIYTGYYFLEKEHIPRDEGMEVERKELLGAVFIALGAFLISNISFVMPNTPFSSATSSLLYVRTLVDFGGLLMLFAQQNRRKELQVRSENHAMNGVLQRQYDQYRMAIDNMELLRREFHDLKHYMIAIRAEKDPEKREQYLSEMEKAILTQEAMANTGNQVLDVVLTTKSTYCAQNKITLTCMADGKLISFLHVKDICSIFGNALDNAIECVSQYEDPEKRLINLSIFKRNHFLMIQCENYLENQLAMVTGVLPPTTKSNKLYHGYGLKSIQAAVEKYGGSMTISSSDNWFRLQLLIPIQEETLAVH; translated from the coding sequence ATGAACTTTGGCGAACTCATGAATACGCCCCGCCCCTTTACCGCTCTGGCCGAATGGTGCGCCTGCATCAGCTACATCCTCATGCTCCGAAGGAGGCTTAAGGGACTGACGCTGGCCGCTTCCTTTGCGGGCATGCTTGGCTTGTTTTTTCTTCTCCACTTAATCGCCGGCACACTTCCGCTGTACTTATGGTTTCCCGGGATGATCACCGCCATCCTGATGATGTACTTTTCCATCTATGCCTCCTGCAGGATCTCCCCTTATGACGCAGGATTCCTTTGTGTCCGTGCTTTTGTTCTGGCGGAGTTTACTGCTTCTTTCCAGTGGCAGCTATATGTATGGTGGGCCCTTAGCAACGGACGGGTGAGCAAGACCCTTTCCGTTTTAATTATGGTGATTTCCTATGGATGCATTTATACGGGATATTATTTTCTGGAAAAAGAACACATCCCAAGGGATGAGGGAATGGAAGTGGAACGGAAGGAGCTTCTTGGCGCTGTTTTTATTGCATTGGGCGCCTTTCTGATCAGCAATATCAGCTTTGTCATGCCCAATACCCCCTTTTCCAGTGCCACCAGTTCTCTGCTCTATGTAAGGACCCTGGTGGATTTCGGAGGACTTCTGATGCTATTTGCCCAGCAGAACAGGCGAAAAGAACTGCAGGTCCGCAGCGAAAACCATGCAATGAACGGAGTCTTACAGCGTCAGTATGACCAGTACCGCATGGCCATTGACAACATGGAACTGTTAAGACGGGAATTCCATGATCTAAAGCATTACATGATTGCCATCCGAGCGGAAAAGGATCCGGAAAAGCGGGAGCAATACCTATCGGAAATGGAGAAAGCCATTCTCACCCAAGAGGCTATGGCCAATACAGGGAATCAGGTATTAGATGTGGTACTGACCACCAAAAGTACCTACTGTGCCCAGAATAAGATCACCTTAACCTGCATGGCCGATGGAAAACTGATTTCTTTTCTTCATGTAAAAGACATCTGTTCCATCTTTGGAAATGCTCTGGATAATGCCATTGAATGTGTTTCCCAGTATGAAGATCCGGAAAAAAGGCTGATCAATCTCTCCATATTCAAACGAAACCACTTTTTAATGATCCAGTGCGAAAATTATCTGGAAAACCAGCTGGCCATGGTGACCGGTGTTCTTCCTCCCACCACAAAAAGTAATAAACTGTATCATGGGTACGGTTTAAAGAGTATTCAGGCCGCAGTGGAAAAATACGGCGGTTCAATGACCATCTCTTCCAGTGATAACTGGTTCCGCCTTCAGCTTCTCATACCGATCCAGGAAGAGACATTGGCCGTCCATTAA